One Methanococcus aeolicus Nankai-3 DNA segment encodes these proteins:
- the mvk gene encoding mevalonate kinase, producing MNNIGNINNIKYDGNNNDSKITTIETPSKVILFGEHAVVGGYMALSMAVDLKISGLLECYDYIINNQQPTTPEPIIIDLIDLNKKVEINPQDILNINLSNYDNDLKYVASTLKNTVNYLMDKNLMKLNPINNNIKPFKLTITSNIPISCGLGSSASIIITIIKSILTVHNLILSKEEISKIAYTVEKEVQGIASITDTSTIIYGGALKIKDNKIKPIENNDFNNLLAGCQFLIVHSERRIKKTAELVNEVAKHPQKRQIFKQIGEIVEKAEFVKNKEELGKLMVENHKLLNKLGVSTEKLNKIVEIGQKLGYGAKLSGAGGGGIAIILINENKKEDLLNELNDLGVLGIYDCIIKY from the coding sequence ATGAATAATATTGGTAATATTAATAATATTAAATATGACGGCAACAACAATGATAGCAAAATAACCACAATAGAAACGCCTTCAAAAGTCATATTATTTGGTGAGCATGCCGTAGTGGGTGGATATATGGCACTTTCAATGGCAGTTGATTTAAAAATTAGTGGGTTATTGGAGTGTTATGATTATATTATCAACAACCAACAACCAACAACACCAGAACCAATAATAATTGATTTAATTGATTTAAACAAAAAAGTAGAAATAAATCCGCAGGATATTCTAAATATAAATCTAAGCAACTACGATAATGATTTAAAATATGTGGCATCTACTCTAAAAAATACAGTTAATTACTTAATGGATAAAAATTTAATGAAATTAAATCCTATAAATAATAATATAAAGCCATTTAAATTAACCATCACTTCAAATATTCCCATTAGTTGTGGGTTGGGTTCTTCGGCATCAATTATAATAACTATTATTAAATCTATTTTAACAGTGCATAATTTAATATTATCAAAAGAAGAAATATCAAAAATAGCATATACCGTAGAAAAAGAGGTTCAAGGTATAGCAAGTATAACGGACACATCCACCATAATATATGGGGGAGCTCTGAAAATAAAAGACAACAAAATTAAACCAATTGAAAATAATGATTTTAATAATTTATTGGCAGGTTGTCAATTTTTAATAGTGCATTCCGAACGAAGAATTAAAAAAACAGCCGAATTAGTAAATGAAGTGGCAAAACATCCACAAAAAAGGCAGATATTTAAACAGATTGGAGAAATTGTAGAAAAAGCCGAATTTGTGAAAAATAAGGAAGAGTTAGGAAAATTAATGGTGGAAAATCATAAATTATTAAATAAATTGGGAGTATCCACTGAAAAACTAAATAAAATCGTAGAAATTGGGCAAAAATTAGGATATGGTGCTAAATTATCTGGTGCGGGGGGAGGCGGAATTGCCATAATATTAATAAATGAAAATAAAAAAGAAGATTTATTAAATGAATTAAATGATTTGGGAGTTTTGGGAATCTATGACTGCATAATTAAATATTAA
- the selB gene encoding selenocysteine-specific translation elongation factor, with translation MKNINLGIFGHIDHGKTTLARVLTEIASTSSLDKLPESKKRGITIDIGFSSFNMPDYIITLVDAPGHADLIKAVVSAADIIDLAILVVDAKEGPKTQTGEHLLILDYFNIPTIAVITKIDLATEEEIKRTKSIVSAVLNSTENLKDSQIIEISAKENKNIDNLKNTIHKTLNSLNITRSSDEYFKMPIDHAFPIKGIGTVITGTILKGKVSVGQDDLKIMPINMNNIKVKSIQRFKKEEKEAMMGDRVGMALHGVDAKQIYRGCILTSSNSKLEIVDKIVAKIKMSDIFRYNIKPKMKVHLNVGMLIVPAIVVPFKKIKFKGKEENIILKEIQKGDECYCSFELDEKVMAEIGDNILITRLDLPPTTLRICGRGEIVEFKSMKDLNIKKEVIRTGNIKIDKNRVFIEGLANSKSSAEKLIGEVVELPDKNITGKLKNTFGTKGYLTADFDGEVSNKDKVILNRLRRWG, from the coding sequence ATGAAAAATATAAATTTAGGAATATTTGGACACATTGACCACGGAAAAACGACATTAGCAAGAGTTTTAACAGAAATAGCATCAACTTCATCATTGGATAAATTACCAGAATCAAAAAAACGAGGAATTACAATTGATATAGGTTTTTCTTCATTTAATATGCCCGATTATATTATCACATTGGTGGATGCACCAGGACATGCCGACTTAATAAAGGCAGTAGTTAGTGCAGCAGATATAATAGATCTGGCAATATTGGTTGTAGATGCAAAAGAAGGACCAAAAACACAAACAGGCGAGCATTTACTAATATTAGATTATTTTAACATTCCTACCATTGCTGTAATTACAAAAATAGATCTGGCAACAGAAGAAGAAATAAAAAGAACAAAATCAATAGTAAGTGCAGTATTAAATTCTACGGAAAATTTAAAAGATAGTCAAATAATAGAAATATCTGCAAAAGAAAATAAAAATATCGATAATCTAAAAAATACTATTCATAAAACATTGAATAGTTTGAATATAACAAGGAGCTCCGACGAATATTTTAAGATGCCAATAGACCACGCCTTCCCAATAAAGGGAATTGGGACAGTAATAACTGGAACAATATTAAAAGGAAAAGTATCCGTAGGGCAGGATGACTTAAAAATTATGCCAATAAATATGAATAATATAAAGGTAAAAAGCATACAGCGATTTAAAAAGGAAGAAAAGGAGGCAATGATGGGGGACAGGGTTGGAATGGCACTTCATGGAGTAGATGCAAAGCAAATTTATAGGGGCTGTATTCTCACATCCTCAAATTCTAAATTGGAAATAGTGGATAAAATTGTGGCTAAAATAAAAATGTCCGACATATTTAGATACAACATAAAACCAAAAATGAAGGTTCATTTAAATGTAGGAATGTTAATTGTTCCAGCAATTGTGGTTCCATTTAAAAAAATCAAATTTAAAGGAAAGGAGGAAAATATAATATTAAAAGAAATACAAAAAGGGGATGAATGCTACTGTTCATTTGAGCTTGACGAGAAAGTAATGGCAGAAATAGGGGACAATATACTTATTACAAGGTTGGATTTACCACCTACGACACTAAGAATATGCGGTAGGGGGGAAATAGTAGAATTTAAATCAATGAAAGACTTGAATATTAAAAAAGAAGTAATTAGAACAGGAAATATAAAAATAGATAAAAATAGAGTATTTATAGAGGGGTTGGCAAATTCTAAATCTTCGGCTGAAAAATTAATTGGTGAGGTGGTGGAGCTCCCAGATAAAAATATAACTGGAAAATTAAAAAACACATTTGGGACAAAAGGATATTTAACGGCTGATTTTGATGGTGAAGTTAGCAATAAAGATAAAGTAATTTTAAATAGGCTTAGACGGTGGGGATAA
- the frhD gene encoding coenzyme F420-reducing hydrogenase, FrhD protein, whose translation MIPDSLKKEILIMGCGNLIFADDGFGYEVINKLESMELPENIGLVDAGTSGSAYLMSMLDEESSVKKVILVDIIDFELPAGTLKKFGVEELPNIPKYNFDAHDMPLAPFLVEAQKNGIEVVIIGCQLKYVSNPDIVVGLTEEVKNSLDDAVKMVLEEI comes from the coding sequence TTGATACCAGATTCATTAAAGAAAGAAATATTAATTATGGGTTGCGGAAATCTTATATTTGCCGATGATGGCTTTGGATATGAAGTAATAAATAAGTTGGAGAGCATGGAGCTCCCTGAAAATATTGGATTAGTAGATGCTGGAACTAGTGGCTCAGCTTATTTGATGTCTATGTTGGACGAGGAAAGTAGTGTAAAAAAGGTAATACTTGTAGATATTATTGATTTTGAATTGCCTGCTGGAACATTGAAAAAGTTCGGAGTTGAGGAGCTCCCAAATATTCCAAAATATAATTTTGATGCCCATGATATGCCACTTGCTCCATTTTTAGTAGAGGCCCAGAAAAATGGAATAGAGGTAGTAATTATCGGATGTCAATTGAAATATGTATCCAACCCAGATATTGTAGTGGGATTAACCGAGGAAGTTAAAAATAGCTTAGACGATGCCGTAAAAATGGTTTTGGAAGAAATTTAG
- a CDS encoding Coenzyme F420 hydrogenase/dehydrogenase, beta subunit C-terminal domain, whose translation MYEWKLNDIVDNGLCAKCGTCVVVCPNNILEFEEVPKLTEECLRKGYGMCHDVCPRVSSGKYQISIRENFKEEHYYGKGDIEGQDGGVVSTFLKHLLENKKIDGAIVVGDECWKPVSLIVQNPEDIEKSAKSKYAVSTLEALREAGEMGIEKVAVVGLPCQIAGLRKLQYFPYLAKYDGELGKNGKLAKLPKIEYLIGLLCTEKFEYDKLKEALAKNDIKIEDVKKFDIKKGKLIIITEDEEYKIPLKDIEMNAGCKMCRDFDAEMADVSVGCVGSPDGYSTVTIRTEKGEEIKNAVELNEGVELAPIEKLKELKLNRFKKELERRKENNEKISFYWLADYAGVGKRADNDYFIRVRAKPAGWYSLDEVKEIVKITEKYDGKIKMTNRGGFEIHHITPFYAEDMALELAEKDLITGSEGPLVRATLACPGEGNCGSGLINTTELCSIIEDNFIEHPAPYKFKIAISGCPNKCVRPQIHEIGIAGVKFPITNEENCNGCGRCADICKVEAIDIRGDTSYTNYNICIGCGKCIKGCPNEGRDMKEEGFMVFVGGKSGREVIEGISMKLMSIEEIVNLIDKVLIVYHKYAQKPQRERLGAVMARVGKGKFLEEVKELMEKE comes from the coding sequence ATGTATGAATGGAAGTTAAATGATATTGTAGATAATGGATTATGTGCCAAATGTGGAACATGTGTTGTTGTATGTCCTAACAATATATTAGAATTCGAGGAAGTTCCAAAACTAACCGAAGAATGTTTAAGAAAAGGATATGGAATGTGCCATGATGTATGCCCGAGAGTTTCATCAGGTAAATACCAAATAAGCATTAGGGAAAACTTTAAAGAAGAACATTACTATGGAAAAGGAGATATAGAAGGGCAAGACGGTGGAGTAGTTTCAACATTTTTAAAACATTTATTGGAAAACAAAAAAATAGATGGTGCAATTGTAGTTGGAGACGAGTGCTGGAAACCTGTTTCATTAATTGTTCAAAATCCCGAAGATATAGAAAAATCAGCGAAATCAAAATATGCTGTATCAACACTTGAAGCCCTAAGGGAAGCCGGAGAAATGGGTATTGAAAAGGTAGCCGTTGTTGGATTACCATGTCAAATAGCAGGCCTTAGAAAACTTCAATATTTCCCATATTTAGCAAAATATGATGGGGAGCTCGGCAAAAATGGAAAATTAGCAAAATTACCAAAAATAGAATATCTTATTGGATTGTTATGCACAGAGAAGTTTGAATATGATAAATTAAAAGAAGCCCTTGCAAAGAACGATATAAAAATTGAAGATGTAAAGAAATTTGACATCAAAAAAGGTAAATTAATTATAATTACAGAAGATGAAGAGTATAAAATACCTTTAAAAGATATTGAAATGAATGCCGGCTGTAAAATGTGTAGGGACTTTGATGCTGAAATGGCCGATGTATCAGTTGGATGTGTTGGAAGTCCAGACGGCTACTCAACAGTGACCATCAGAACAGAGAAAGGGGAAGAAATTAAAAATGCAGTGGAGTTAAACGAAGGTGTAGAATTAGCCCCTATTGAAAAATTAAAAGAATTAAAACTTAACAGATTCAAAAAAGAACTCGAAAGAAGAAAAGAAAATAATGAAAAAATATCATTCTATTGGCTTGCTGATTATGCGGGAGTAGGTAAAAGAGCAGATAACGACTACTTTATAAGAGTAAGAGCAAAACCTGCTGGATGGTATTCGTTGGATGAAGTTAAAGAGATAGTAAAAATAACTGAAAAATATGACGGCAAAATAAAGATGACAAATAGAGGAGGCTTCGAAATCCACCATATAACTCCATTTTATGCAGAAGACATGGCCCTGGAACTTGCTGAAAAAGACCTAATTACAGGTTCGGAAGGACCACTTGTAAGGGCAACTCTTGCATGTCCGGGGGAAGGAAACTGTGGAAGTGGATTAATAAATACCACAGAATTATGTTCAATTATCGAAGATAATTTCATAGAACATCCTGCACCATATAAATTCAAAATTGCAATAAGTGGATGTCCAAATAAATGTGTAAGACCTCAAATCCACGAAATAGGTATTGCAGGCGTTAAATTCCCAATAACTAATGAAGAAAATTGTAATGGATGCGGAAGATGTGCCGATATTTGTAAAGTCGAAGCAATAGACATTAGGGGAGATACATCATATACAAACTACAATATATGTATAGGTTGTGGAAAATGTATAAAAGGCTGTCCAAATGAAGGTAGAGATATGAAAGAAGAAGGATTTATGGTATTCGTTGGCGGAAAATCAGGTAGGGAAGTAATTGAAGGAATAAGCATGAAATTAATGAGTATAGAGGAAATAGTAAATTTAATTGATAAAGTATTAATTGTATACCATAAATATGCCCAAAAACCGCAAAGAGAAAGATTGGGGGCAGTTATGGCAAGGGTTGGAAAAGGAAAATTCTTAGAAGAAGTTAAAGAATTGATGGAGAAAGAATAA
- a CDS encoding DsrE family protein: MDYNVVFHIEEDILERLNIALNMSSNLLRNIKTAKIAMVSTHNAPKLFLKKNLTGDVCERIKFLASKNAKFFVCRNALEGLGIHESELIAECEVIPAGIVKLIELQNNGFAYIKP, from the coding sequence ATGGACTATAATGTTGTTTTTCATATTGAAGAGGATATATTAGAAAGGCTCAATATTGCCCTCAACATGAGCTCCAATCTATTAAGGAATATAAAAACCGCTAAAATTGCAATGGTTTCAACCCACAATGCTCCAAAGCTATTTTTAAAAAAAAACTTAACTGGGGATGTATGTGAAAGGATAAAATTTTTGGCATCTAAAAATGCAAAATTTTTTGTGTGCCGTAATGCCTTGGAGGGCTTAGGTATCCATGAATCAGAACTTATTGCTGAATGCGAGGTAATTCCTGCGGGAATAGTTAAGCTCATAGAACTTCAAAATAACGGTTTTGCATATATTAAACCTTAA
- a CDS encoding DUF169 domain-containing protein, with protein MNIKELGKMMEELLGLNYPAVAVKLAKSPGDIPEGYSEIKDKIRHCEMVQKVRKEGIKFYATNENHLCKGGAHNIGVNQSPNIEDLEIKLHVKLGNFKTYESSKKTMELVPKIREQMYASVYAPLSDADFKPDSIVVVTTPKIGLRLSQALLYSKGGRIHASFAGTQSLCGDAVAAVKLSGTANATLACNGSRKYAKIEDNEMVVAFPPSELENIIDALKHFREVWG; from the coding sequence ATGAATATTAAGGAGCTCGGTAAGATGATGGAAGAACTATTGGGATTAAACTATCCAGCAGTTGCCGTAAAACTTGCAAAATCCCCTGGTGATATACCAGAAGGATACAGTGAGATAAAAGATAAGATAAGACATTGTGAAATGGTTCAAAAAGTAAGAAAAGAAGGCATAAAATTCTATGCCACAAATGAAAATCATTTATGTAAAGGGGGAGCTCATAATATTGGGGTCAATCAAAGTCCCAATATAGAAGACTTGGAAATAAAATTGCATGTGAAACTGGGAAATTTTAAGACCTATGAAAGTTCAAAGAAAACCATGGAATTAGTTCCGAAAATTAGAGAACAAATGTATGCAAGTGTTTATGCACCGCTAAGTGATGCAGATTTTAAACCTGATTCAATAGTTGTGGTTACCACTCCAAAGATTGGACTTAGGCTATCTCAGGCATTATTATACAGCAAGGGTGGGAGAATCCATGCAAGCTTTGCAGGAACTCAGTCTTTATGTGGCGATGCAGTTGCAGCAGTTAAACTCAGTGGGACAGCAAATGCAACATTGGCATGCAATGGCTCAAGAAAATATGCAAAAATCGAAGATAATGAGATGGTGGTTGCATTTCCTCCATCGGAATTAGAAAATATAATTGACGCATTGAAACATTTTAGAGAAGTATGGGGATAA
- the rpsJ gene encoding 30S ribosomal protein S10: MQKARIKLSSTSYQELDGVCNNIKTIAEKTGVDMAGPIPLPTKTLKVTTRKSTDGEGSSSFDRWTMRVHKRVIDIEADERTMKHIMKIRIPEAVQIEIELRS, from the coding sequence ATGCAAAAAGCAAGAATTAAATTAAGTAGTACCTCCTATCAAGAATTAGACGGAGTATGCAACAACATAAAAACAATAGCGGAAAAAACAGGAGTAGATATGGCTGGACCTATCCCATTGCCAACAAAAACATTAAAAGTTACAACAAGAAAATCAACAGATGGAGAAGGTTCTTCTTCATTCGATAGATGGACAATGAGAGTTCATAAAAGAGTAATTGATATAGAAGCAGACGAAAGAACCATGAAACACATCATGAAAATAAGAATTCCAGAAGCTGTTCAAATTGAAATTGAATTAAGAAGCTAA
- the tuf gene encoding translation elongation factor EF-1 subunit alpha: protein MAKEKPVLNVAFIGHVDAGKSTTVGRLLLDSGTIDPQIIERLKREASEKGKAGFEFAYVMDGLKEERERGVTIDIAHKKFESKKYDVTIVDCPGHRDFIKNMITGASQADAAVLVCDVNDAKTGLQPQTREHIFLIRTLGVNQLAVAINKMDTVDYSEEEYKAMVDMLSNQLLKMLGYNPANIHFVPVASFVGDNNVKKSDKMPWYKGPTLVEVIDTFNPPEKPTNLPLRMPIQDVYTITGVGTVPVGRVETGVMKPGDKVVFEPAGVSGEIKTIEAHHEQLPKAEPGDNVGFNVRGVGKKDIKKGDVLGHPDNIPTVAEEFTAQIVVLQHPSVMTVGYTPVFHAHTAQVACTFMELQKKLNPATGEVKEENPDFLKAGDAAIVKIMPTKPMVIENVKEIPQLGRFAIRDMGMTVAAGMCIDVKAKNK, encoded by the coding sequence ATGGCAAAAGAAAAACCCGTACTAAATGTTGCATTTATCGGACACGTAGATGCTGGTAAATCCACAACAGTAGGAAGATTATTATTGGACAGTGGAACAATTGACCCGCAAATAATAGAAAGATTAAAAAGAGAAGCTTCTGAAAAAGGTAAAGCAGGATTCGAATTTGCATATGTTATGGATGGATTAAAAGAAGAAAGAGAAAGAGGAGTTACAATCGATATTGCTCACAAGAAATTCGAGAGTAAAAAATACGATGTAACAATTGTGGACTGCCCAGGGCACAGAGACTTCATTAAAAACATGATTACAGGAGCTTCACAAGCTGATGCAGCTGTATTGGTATGTGATGTAAATGATGCTAAAACAGGTCTTCAACCCCAAACAAGAGAGCACATCTTCTTAATCAGAACATTAGGTGTAAACCAGTTAGCTGTTGCAATTAACAAAATGGATACCGTAGATTACAGTGAAGAAGAATACAAAGCTATGGTAGATATGCTTTCAAACCAATTATTAAAAATGTTAGGATACAACCCAGCTAACATACACTTTGTTCCAGTAGCATCATTCGTTGGAGACAACAATGTTAAAAAATCTGATAAAATGCCATGGTACAAAGGTCCAACGCTAGTTGAAGTAATCGATACATTCAACCCACCTGAAAAACCAACAAACTTACCATTAAGAATGCCTATTCAAGATGTATATACAATTACAGGAGTAGGAACAGTTCCAGTAGGAAGAGTTGAAACAGGAGTTATGAAACCAGGGGACAAAGTTGTATTTGAACCAGCTGGAGTAAGTGGAGAAATCAAAACAATTGAAGCTCACCACGAACAATTACCAAAAGCAGAACCTGGGGACAATGTTGGATTCAATGTAAGAGGAGTAGGTAAAAAAGACATTAAAAAAGGAGATGTTTTAGGACACCCAGACAACATCCCAACAGTAGCAGAAGAATTCACAGCTCAAATCGTTGTATTACAGCACCCATCAGTTATGACCGTAGGATACACACCAGTATTCCACGCTCACACAGCACAGGTAGCATGTACATTCATGGAGCTCCAAAAGAAATTGAACCCAGCTACAGGAGAAGTTAAAGAAGAAAACCCAGACTTCTTAAAAGCAGGAGATGCAGCAATCGTTAAAATCATGCCAACAAAACCAATGGTTATTGAAAATGTTAAAGAAATTCCACAACTCGGTAGATTCGCTATTAGAGATATGGGAATGACAGTAGCAGCTGGTATGTGTATTGATGTAAAAGCTAAAAACAAATAA
- a CDS encoding elongation factor EF-2, with amino-acid sequence MGRRAKMVEQVVSLMETHDQIRNIGICAHIDHGKTTLSDNLLAGAGMISKDLAGDQLALDFDEEEAERGITIYAANVSMVHECQGKPHLINLIDTPGHVDFGGDVTRAMRAIDGAVVVVCAVEGIMPQTETVLRQALKEKVKPILFINKVDRLLNELKLTPEELQNRFMKIIADVNKLIEKMSPEEFKGKWVVNVMDGSVAFGSAYHNWAISVPYMQKTKITFKDIIDYCEAENQKELAEKAPLHAVLLDMVVTHLPNPVEAQKYRIPNIWKGDLESEIGKAMVNCDPNGPMAGVVTKIIMDKHAGAISACRLFSGRIKQGDELRLVSIKAKARAQQVAVFMGAERVQVPSVSAGNICALTGLKEASAGETVCSPNTILDPSFESITHVSEPVITVAIEAKNTKDLPKLIDVLRQIAKEDNTVRVEINEETGEHLISGMGELHIEVITNTKIGRDAGVEVDVGEPIVVYREAVNGVSPEVEGKSPNKHNRLYFVAEPLDECVYNAHVEGLIKDEDFKKKTPKEVETKLVEIGMNREEAKRVMTIYEGNVLLNMTRGIVQLDEARELIIEGFKEAVKNGPLAAEKCQGVKVKLMDAVFHEDAIHRGPAQLIPAVRTGVRDAIAQANVGLLEPIQNVYISTPQDYMGDAMKELSNRRGQILDMEQEGDMTTIKSKAPVSEMFGFAGAIRGATQGRCLWSIEFGGFEKVPTELQPQIVKEIRTRKGLKTD; translated from the coding sequence ATGGGAAGAAGAGCAAAAATGGTTGAACAGGTTGTGAGCTTGATGGAGACCCACGACCAAATTAGAAATATTGGAATTTGTGCCCACATTGACCATGGGAAAACAACTTTATCAGATAACCTTTTAGCAGGAGCTGGAATGATATCAAAAGACCTTGCAGGAGACCAGCTTGCATTAGATTTTGATGAAGAAGAAGCAGAAAGAGGAATTACAATTTATGCGGCAAATGTTTCAATGGTGCATGAATGTCAAGGAAAACCTCATTTAATTAATTTAATCGATACTCCTGGACATGTTGATTTTGGAGGGGATGTTACAAGAGCAATGAGGGCAATTGATGGTGCTGTTGTTGTAGTTTGTGCTGTTGAAGGTATTATGCCTCAAACAGAAACAGTATTGAGACAGGCATTAAAAGAAAAAGTTAAACCTATTTTATTTATTAACAAAGTAGATAGGTTATTAAATGAATTAAAATTAACTCCTGAGGAGCTCCAAAATAGATTTATGAAAATCATTGCTGATGTAAATAAATTAATTGAAAAAATGTCTCCTGAGGAATTTAAAGGAAAATGGGTTGTAAATGTTATGGATGGAAGTGTAGCATTTGGTTCAGCATACCACAACTGGGCTATATCAGTTCCATACATGCAAAAAACAAAAATTACCTTTAAAGACATTATCGACTATTGTGAAGCAGAAAATCAAAAAGAACTTGCTGAAAAAGCTCCACTTCATGCCGTTCTTTTGGACATGGTTGTTACACATTTACCAAACCCAGTTGAAGCTCAAAAATACAGAATTCCAAACATTTGGAAAGGAGATTTAGAGTCAGAAATTGGTAAAGCTATGGTTAACTGTGATCCTAATGGACCAATGGCAGGAGTAGTTACTAAAATTATCATGGATAAGCACGCTGGTGCAATATCTGCTTGTAGGTTATTCAGTGGTAGGATTAAACAAGGGGATGAATTAAGATTAGTGAGTATAAAGGCTAAGGCAAGAGCACAGCAAGTTGCTGTATTTATGGGTGCTGAAAGAGTGCAAGTTCCAAGCGTTTCAGCTGGAAATATTTGTGCTTTAACAGGATTAAAAGAAGCAAGTGCGGGAGAAACAGTATGTAGTCCTAACACAATACTTGACCCTTCATTTGAATCCATTACCCATGTGAGTGAGCCAGTTATTACTGTGGCAATAGAAGCTAAAAACACAAAAGATCTTCCGAAATTAATTGATGTGTTAAGACAAATAGCAAAAGAAGACAACACAGTAAGAGTGGAAATTAACGAAGAAACAGGAGAACACTTAATCAGTGGTATGGGAGAATTGCACATTGAAGTTATTACCAATACCAAAATTGGAAGAGATGCAGGTGTTGAAGTAGATGTTGGTGAGCCTATTGTTGTATATAGGGAAGCTGTAAATGGTGTATCGCCAGAGGTAGAAGGTAAATCTCCAAACAAACACAACAGATTATACTTCGTAGCTGAACCATTGGACGAATGTGTATATAATGCTCATGTGGAAGGACTTATTAAAGACGAAGACTTTAAAAAGAAAACTCCAAAAGAAGTAGAAACCAAATTGGTTGAAATAGGAATGAACAGAGAAGAAGCTAAAAGAGTAATGACAATATACGAAGGAAATGTTCTTCTTAACATGACCAGAGGTATTGTTCAATTGGACGAAGCTAGGGAGTTAATCATTGAAGGATTTAAAGAGGCTGTAAAGAATGGTCCATTAGCTGCTGAAAAATGTCAAGGCGTAAAGGTTAAATTAATGGATGCAGTATTCCACGAAGATGCAATTCACAGAGGGCCTGCTCAATTGATACCTGCTGTAAGAACTGGTGTAAGAGATGCTATTGCTCAGGCTAATGTTGGATTATTAGAGCCTATTCAAAATGTATATATCAGCACACCACAAGACTACATGGGAGATGCTATGAAGGAGCTCAGCAACAGAAGAGGACAAATATTGGACATGGAACAGGAAGGAGATATGACCACAATCAAATCAAAAGCTCCTGTTTCTGAAATGTTTGGATTCGCTGGTGCTATTAGGGGAGCTACCCAAGGTAGATGTTTGTGGAGTATTGAATTCGGAGGATTTGAAAAAGTTCCTACTGAATTACAGCCACAAATTGTAAAAGAAATTAGGACAAGAAAAGGATTAAAAACAGATTAA
- a CDS encoding 30S ribosomal protein S7, translated as MEIKLFNKWDTTEIVVKDPSLRHYINLEPIFVPHTSGRNSGRMFEKAKMNIVERLVNNLMRAEQNTGQKQVTLSIVEEAFEIIEKRTNENPVKVLVEALENGGPREETTRISYGGIAFLQSVDVSPSRRLDTALRNIAIGTLNSAHKNKKSAAQCLADEIMFASKADMQRSFAVRKKEEKERVAQSAR; from the coding sequence TTGGAAATAAAATTGTTTAATAAATGGGACACCACAGAAATTGTTGTTAAAGACCCAAGTTTAAGACATTACATTAACCTTGAACCAATTTTTGTACCTCATACATCAGGAAGAAACTCAGGTAGAATGTTCGAAAAAGCAAAAATGAACATTGTAGAAAGATTAGTAAATAATTTAATGAGGGCAGAACAAAACACCGGTCAAAAACAAGTAACATTAAGTATCGTTGAAGAAGCTTTTGAAATAATTGAAAAAAGAACAAACGAAAACCCTGTTAAAGTATTGGTTGAAGCATTAGAAAATGGCGGACCAAGAGAAGAAACCACAAGAATCTCCTACGGGGGAATTGCATTCCTTCAATCTGTGGATGTATCGCCATCAAGAAGATTGGATACAGCTTTAAGAAACATCGCAATAGGAACATTAAATTCAGCTCACAAAAATAAAAAATCAGCTGCACAGTGTTTAGCTGACGAAATTATGTTTGCTTCAAAAGCAGATATGCAAAGAAGTTTCGCTGTAAGGAAAAAAGAAGAAAAAGAAAGAGTTGCACAGTCTGCAAGATAA
- a CDS encoding 30S ribosomal protein S12, with product MSGSKSPKGEFAGRKIVLKRKESRWHHYKYVNKALKLKEKSDPLGGAPMGRGIVVEKVGLEAKQPNSAIRKCVKVQLIKNGRVVTAFAPGNHAINFIDEHDEVVIEGIGGPSGQAKGDIPGVRFRVVMVGKNSMRELVRGRQEKVRR from the coding sequence GTGTCAGGAAGTAAGTCCCCAAAGGGAGAGTTTGCTGGAAGAAAAATTGTATTAAAAAGAAAAGAAAGCAGATGGCACCATTATAAATATGTAAATAAAGCATTGAAATTAAAAGAAAAATCCGACCCATTGGGAGGAGCTCCTATGGGAAGAGGAATTGTAGTTGAGAAAGTAGGATTGGAAGCAAAACAGCCAAACTCAGCTATTAGAAAATGTGTTAAAGTTCAATTAATTAAAAATGGTAGAGTTGTTACAGCATTTGCACCAGGAAACCATGCTATTAACTTCATAGACGAACACGATGAGGTAGTTATTGAAGGAATTGGTGGTCCAAGTGGGCAAGCTAAAGGGGATATCCCAGGAGTTAGATTTAGAGTTGTTATGGTAGGTAAAAACTCAATGAGAGAGCTTGTTAGAGGAAGACAAGAAAAAGTAAGAAGATAA